The following coding sequences are from one Microbacterium sp. No. 7 window:
- a CDS encoding sensor histidine kinase, translating into MEDRRRNLPDSGHGAHARLDPAGRFVDGEVRIFDLVRGGEPAVKVPQAGRAGWILDVDSRVAVEMRPSDGGFVLSEFVGVTSALTSDDLDRVDSANFIAVTQTAGLDEAVRLMCSDFARMTGLTAPTLVLIDRDGSPTFASGVSASHEALAAMERTRRNGAPMAIWQAFHEDRVIVDARWFEVARRDHRFAPVSSMFSNELDGTFVAIPLRIDRRAVGVLSALDHGDAELAASRLMDSCVLAERMMLAIRYSEAIRRGLAQGANAERSRIHEYLHATVAQDAFVLSLEVARVNALADSTIRDQLVNLDAMSERLLTDVRAVIEDPPASEAEVGIGSRLDELIEDARARSSASVDVELDVEWDILSSGFGDDILHIVAEGLRNALKHGSPSAITVRVRLERDTGWLHLAIADQGDGPRESPQSTGVGLSLIRRLVEQRGGTVTIHLESDGATLSVEMPAEYESEWAVAQRFLEIPQER; encoded by the coding sequence ATGGAAGACCGTCGACGCAATCTTCCCGACAGTGGGCACGGCGCGCACGCGCGTCTGGATCCCGCGGGTCGATTCGTCGACGGCGAGGTGCGCATCTTCGACCTGGTGCGAGGAGGCGAGCCTGCGGTGAAGGTGCCGCAAGCGGGACGCGCGGGCTGGATCCTCGACGTCGATTCTCGGGTCGCGGTCGAAATGCGCCCCAGCGACGGCGGGTTCGTTCTCTCGGAGTTCGTCGGCGTGACATCGGCGCTCACCTCCGATGACTTGGATCGGGTGGACTCAGCAAATTTCATTGCAGTCACGCAGACGGCCGGTCTTGACGAAGCAGTCCGGCTGATGTGCTCTGACTTCGCCCGCATGACGGGCTTGACGGCGCCGACGCTCGTACTGATCGATCGAGATGGCAGTCCCACATTCGCCAGTGGAGTCTCGGCATCCCATGAGGCGCTAGCTGCCATGGAGCGCACTCGTCGAAACGGTGCGCCGATGGCGATCTGGCAGGCGTTCCACGAAGACCGCGTCATCGTCGACGCGAGATGGTTCGAGGTGGCGCGTCGCGATCATCGGTTCGCGCCCGTGAGCAGCATGTTCAGCAATGAACTAGATGGCACCTTCGTCGCCATCCCCCTCCGGATCGATCGACGAGCGGTCGGAGTGCTCTCTGCCCTCGATCACGGCGACGCCGAGCTGGCGGCATCCAGACTCATGGACAGCTGCGTGCTCGCCGAGCGGATGATGCTGGCCATCAGGTATTCGGAAGCGATACGTCGCGGACTTGCGCAGGGCGCGAACGCGGAACGGTCCCGGATACACGAGTACCTTCATGCCACGGTCGCCCAGGACGCGTTCGTGCTCTCGCTCGAGGTCGCTCGAGTCAACGCCCTCGCCGATTCGACGATTCGCGATCAGCTGGTGAACCTGGACGCAATGTCGGAACGGCTGCTGACGGACGTGCGAGCAGTGATCGAAGACCCGCCCGCCAGCGAAGCCGAAGTCGGGATCGGCTCGCGGCTGGACGAGCTCATTGAAGACGCGCGGGCACGCTCATCTGCGTCAGTAGACGTCGAGCTGGACGTCGAGTGGGACATCCTCAGCTCAGGATTCGGCGACGACATCCTGCACATCGTCGCCGAGGGCCTGCGGAATGCGCTGAAACACGGCTCACCGTCGGCGATCACCGTACGGGTGCGGCTGGAGCGCGATACCGGATGGCTGCATCTGGCCATCGCCGATCAGGGCGACGGTCCGCGAGAGTCGCCGCAATCCACGGGAGTGGGCCTGAGCCTCATCCGCCGATTGGTCGAGCAGCGCGGCGGCACAGTGACGATTCACTTGGAGAGCGACGGCGCAACCCTGAGCGTCGAGATGCCGGCCGAGTACGAGTCTGAATGGGCGGTCGCCCAGCGCTTCCTGGAGATCCCGCAGGAACGCTGA
- a CDS encoding response regulator codes for MSEIRVYLVDDHEIVRRGLSAFLGTATDVVVVGETGDAREALRDLHSLGADEGVDVLLTDLMMPTLSGFDLIQQLTSLPHPPRVIVLSAYGDTDRVRRALELDAAGYVMKSARPDSILEAIRAAAQGRQYVDPELAIQLAQTAVDPEVQALTPREREVVALVARGRSNLDIARELFISERTARTHVSHILGKLGFESRVQLALWALDGAPGRDAT; via the coding sequence ATGTCGGAAATTCGCGTCTATCTGGTGGACGACCATGAGATCGTTCGGCGTGGGTTAAGCGCTTTCCTCGGTACCGCGACGGATGTCGTCGTCGTCGGCGAGACGGGTGATGCACGCGAGGCGCTTCGCGACCTTCACTCGCTTGGCGCGGACGAAGGCGTGGACGTGCTCCTGACCGACCTCATGATGCCGACCCTGAGCGGGTTCGATCTCATTCAGCAGCTCACGTCGTTGCCCCACCCGCCCCGCGTCATCGTCCTGAGCGCGTACGGCGACACTGATCGCGTACGCCGTGCCCTCGAGCTCGACGCTGCAGGCTATGTCATGAAGTCCGCCCGCCCGGACAGCATCCTTGAAGCGATCCGGGCGGCCGCGCAGGGTCGCCAATATGTTGATCCTGAACTGGCCATTCAGCTGGCACAGACTGCCGTCGACCCCGAAGTCCAGGCTCTGACTCCCCGGGAACGAGAGGTCGTGGCTTTGGTCGCGCGGGGCAGGTCGAACCTCGACATCGCCCGCGAACTCTTCATCAGCGAACGCACGGCACGGACGCACGTCAGTCACATCCTGGGCAAGCTGGGGTTCGAGTCGAGAGTCCAATTGGCGCTCTGGGCGCTCGATGGTGCTCCCGGCCGGGATGCGACATGA
- a CDS encoding aldolase/citrate lyase family protein translates to MASTTRVNPLIDLLEADKPIFCLWANYYGVGTDYQAAVAIQANPDYDFILYDLEHQPYNLDQLRQFLQDLLDPATIEKRGRRAIKPVIPRLPAAGRELNQWVIKQVLDTGVAGLMFPHIETAQEALHAVAAARYAQRPGAADYEPEGLRGYSPAVPARYWGLKMFEYEAQSDIWGLDPDGNLLLIFIIESYRGVANVREIAKALTDAGVKAVLWAGGGDLALSYGEPVYGGDAPRTQAGMDAILAAGKEFGLPVGMNGYLNVESDFDKGARAYFTVGPAALAVPPLSAETRKAVGR, encoded by the coding sequence ATGGCATCGACCACTCGGGTCAACCCCCTCATCGATCTGCTCGAGGCAGACAAACCCATCTTCTGCCTGTGGGCCAACTACTACGGGGTGGGAACTGACTATCAAGCCGCCGTCGCGATCCAGGCGAACCCGGATTACGACTTCATCCTCTACGACCTCGAGCACCAGCCCTACAATCTCGACCAGCTGCGCCAGTTCCTGCAGGACCTCCTCGATCCCGCGACAATCGAGAAGCGCGGGCGTCGTGCGATCAAGCCGGTCATCCCGCGGCTGCCCGCCGCCGGGCGGGAACTCAACCAGTGGGTCATCAAGCAGGTTCTCGACACCGGTGTGGCGGGCCTCATGTTCCCCCACATCGAGACTGCGCAGGAGGCGCTGCACGCGGTCGCTGCCGCCCGGTACGCCCAGCGCCCGGGCGCCGCGGACTACGAGCCGGAGGGCCTGCGCGGGTACAGTCCCGCCGTGCCCGCCCGGTACTGGGGGCTGAAAATGTTCGAGTATGAAGCCCAGAGCGATATCTGGGGCCTGGATCCGGACGGCAACCTCCTTCTCATCTTCATCATCGAAAGCTACCGGGGAGTCGCGAACGTGCGCGAAATCGCGAAAGCACTCACAGACGCCGGCGTGAAGGCGGTGCTCTGGGCGGGGGGAGGAGACCTTGCGCTCTCTTACGGCGAACCTGTCTACGGCGGCGACGCCCCTCGCACGCAAGCCGGCATGGACGCGATCCTGGCCGCCGGCAAGGAGTTCGGGCTGCCTGTGGGCATGAACGGCTACCTGAACGTCGAATCCGACTTCGACAAAGGTGCTCGCGCCTACTTCACCGTGGGGCCGGCTGCCTTGGCCGTGCCACCGCTTTCCGCAGAGACACGCAAAGCGGTCGGCAGATAG
- a CDS encoding flavin-containing monooxygenase, whose protein sequence is MNSSTRHNEVLDAVIVGAGFAGLYQLHKLRKIGLRARIVEKGSGVGGTWYWNRYPGARCDIPSLFYTASWTPKINQEWSWPERFGTHAAIRAYMEAIAQREDMIKDITFNTVLTGATWDDDAERWTSVTDAGERISSRYLILATGALSESRVPQIPGLAEFEGRWFHSGRWPHEEVSFDGRRVALIGTGSTGVQILPVVAAEAANVTVLQRMPKFVLPAVNVAVSEEEAAPIKAAYPFLYAAARRGDYGTPFPAPEDYLPDIPDAEREAQLEAMWNEGTIGGYVTSLADHLGLKDEAVNELVAEFCRKKIRQIVDDPAAAEALVPHGYPIGINRIILGTNYYETFNRDNVRLHSVVEDPIVEITAHSIKTANDEFEVDDIIFATGYDGLTGSFTGVDVRSRAGRSIQEHWADGPKTYLGMQMSDFPNLFLITAPGGPSVLANVITTTEQSIDFVTNLIERAEQSGATIIETDAGAEEEWMDHVADVAQQSLYRYAANANSWYTGSNVPGKKVVFMPYAGGVGSFEDVLGAVAADGFRGFTLTASQLAA, encoded by the coding sequence ATGAACAGCAGCACAAGGCACAACGAAGTGCTCGATGCCGTCATCGTCGGTGCCGGTTTCGCCGGGCTCTATCAACTGCACAAGCTCCGCAAGATCGGCCTGCGCGCCCGCATCGTGGAGAAGGGCAGCGGCGTGGGCGGAACCTGGTATTGGAACCGGTATCCCGGTGCGCGATGCGACATCCCGAGCTTGTTCTACACGGCCTCATGGACTCCCAAGATCAACCAGGAGTGGAGCTGGCCAGAACGGTTCGGCACGCACGCCGCGATCCGTGCGTACATGGAGGCGATCGCGCAGCGAGAAGACATGATCAAGGACATCACCTTCAACACCGTGCTCACGGGGGCGACGTGGGACGACGACGCGGAACGATGGACGTCGGTGACGGATGCGGGTGAGCGGATCAGCTCGCGGTACCTGATTCTCGCGACCGGGGCACTCAGCGAGTCGCGGGTTCCACAGATTCCCGGCCTCGCCGAGTTCGAGGGGCGATGGTTTCACAGCGGTCGTTGGCCGCATGAGGAAGTCAGCTTCGACGGCCGACGGGTCGCCCTGATCGGGACGGGCTCGACGGGTGTGCAAATCCTTCCGGTTGTCGCGGCCGAGGCCGCGAACGTCACGGTGCTGCAGCGGATGCCGAAGTTCGTCCTTCCGGCGGTCAACGTCGCCGTCAGCGAGGAAGAGGCGGCGCCCATCAAGGCGGCGTACCCGTTCCTGTACGCGGCGGCGCGGCGCGGTGACTACGGCACACCCTTCCCTGCGCCGGAGGACTACCTGCCCGACATCCCCGATGCAGAACGCGAAGCCCAATTGGAGGCGATGTGGAACGAGGGCACCATCGGCGGGTATGTCACGAGCCTTGCCGACCATCTCGGTCTCAAGGACGAGGCGGTGAACGAGCTCGTCGCGGAGTTCTGCAGGAAGAAGATCCGCCAGATCGTGGATGACCCTGCTGCGGCGGAGGCGCTGGTACCTCACGGGTACCCGATCGGCATCAACCGCATCATCCTGGGAACGAACTACTACGAGACGTTCAACCGCGACAACGTGCGGCTGCACAGTGTCGTGGAAGACCCGATCGTGGAGATCACCGCGCACAGCATCAAGACCGCGAACGACGAGTTCGAGGTCGACGACATCATCTTCGCGACGGGCTACGACGGATTGACCGGAAGCTTCACCGGGGTCGATGTCCGCAGTCGCGCCGGCCGCTCCATCCAGGAGCACTGGGCGGATGGACCCAAAACCTATCTCGGAATGCAGATGAGCGACTTCCCGAATCTGTTCCTGATCACCGCTCCCGGAGGCCCGTCGGTCTTGGCCAACGTGATCACGACCACCGAGCAGAGCATCGACTTCGTCACGAACCTGATCGAGCGCGCGGAGCAGAGCGGCGCCACCATCATCGAGACGGATGCCGGCGCTGAGGAGGAATGGATGGATCACGTTGCCGACGTGGCGCAGCAGAGCCTCTACCGCTACGCGGCGAACGCGAACTCCTGGTACACGGGCAGCAACGTCCCGGGGAAGAAGGTTGTCTTCATGCCGTACGCGGGAGGCGTCGGAAGCTTCGAGGACGTACTGGGCGCCGTGGCAGCCGACGGCTTCCGCGGCTTCACCTTGACCGCTTCGCAGTTGGCGGCGTGA
- a CDS encoding LysR family transcriptional regulator encodes MEIRHLRHFIAVAETLNFSRAAENLRMSAPPLSRSIQQLEIEIGGALFVRGTRKVEVTPLGHALVPHAARILHDMDELDRDMRRRVRGHVELHVGMRSVPPELTTALTTVIRSVEPESDIRLQPLDSLAQLEQIVSGKLSLGLVNRRLHDARLAYVPVLREAPGIALPDEPRFAALTQVRPVDLAGLRLLIQPGADPTAPALEPIVTSVSEVVPVSSDIIGGLSAIISQGGSCCLTLANPSAPWHKYLAGERVIVRPLSWDSEPAITYLCWRVDRDRPDDLGPVLVAATERFATPLDL; translated from the coding sequence GTGGAGATCCGACACCTTCGACACTTCATCGCCGTTGCCGAGACTTTGAACTTCTCTCGGGCCGCCGAGAACCTCCGGATGTCGGCGCCCCCGCTGAGCCGGAGCATCCAGCAGCTGGAGATCGAGATCGGCGGCGCGCTCTTCGTGCGCGGAACGCGAAAAGTCGAGGTGACTCCGCTCGGACACGCGCTCGTTCCCCACGCCGCGCGGATCCTCCACGACATGGATGAGCTGGATCGAGACATGCGCCGCAGAGTCCGCGGCCACGTGGAACTGCACGTCGGGATGAGATCCGTGCCCCCCGAACTGACCACTGCGTTGACAACCGTCATCCGCTCGGTCGAACCGGAAAGCGACATCAGGTTGCAGCCCCTCGACTCGCTCGCTCAGCTGGAGCAGATCGTCAGCGGAAAGCTGTCACTCGGGCTCGTCAACCGCAGACTGCACGATGCACGACTGGCGTACGTGCCCGTCCTCCGCGAGGCGCCCGGGATCGCGCTTCCCGACGAACCCCGTTTCGCTGCCCTGACACAAGTCCGCCCCGTCGACCTTGCAGGCCTCCGTCTGCTGATCCAACCTGGCGCCGATCCCACTGCGCCCGCCCTCGAGCCGATCGTGACGTCTGTCAGCGAAGTCGTGCCGGTCAGCTCCGACATCATCGGTGGGCTGTCCGCGATCATCAGCCAAGGCGGTTCGTGTTGCCTCACACTCGCGAACCCCTCTGCCCCGTGGCACAAGTACCTGGCTGGTGAGAGAGTCATCGTGCGGCCGCTGTCGTGGGACTCGGAGCCCGCCATCACGTATCTCTGCTGGCGTGTCGACAGGGACAGGCCCGACGATCTCGGGCCTGTCCTCGTCGCTGCCACAGAACGATTCGCAACGCCGCTCGATCTCTGA
- a CDS encoding isocitrate lyase/PEP mutase family protein, with translation MSSTLKELIAEHHPLIAPSIYDGISAGVLRDVGFSAAYVGSYATGATKYAVPDIGHIGLEDMADQVRRLAPVAGVPLIVDAEGGWGNPLHVARAVRTLERAGAAAVHIEDHEFGKHITMKPRIISVAAAVDKIKAAVDSRSSEDFLIIGRTDSPGTEGPEAAVDRLLAYQDAGADGLFYAGIPDLAAQTRLKAESVVPIFGVDFPGQSAADLTQLGIDVVLYYGLSHQAAKAAILRAFTILAAEGSAVSLEQELGGIPGIIGFDEFLGVGEAREKAQQYGLLGD, from the coding sequence ATGTCGAGCACGCTGAAAGAACTCATCGCCGAACACCACCCCTTGATCGCTCCGTCGATCTACGACGGGATCTCCGCCGGCGTGCTTCGCGACGTCGGCTTCTCGGCGGCATACGTCGGCAGCTACGCGACGGGCGCGACGAAGTACGCGGTGCCCGACATCGGGCACATCGGGCTCGAGGACATGGCCGACCAGGTCCGCCGGCTCGCGCCGGTCGCCGGCGTCCCGCTCATCGTCGACGCCGAGGGCGGATGGGGCAATCCACTGCACGTGGCGAGGGCCGTGCGCACCCTCGAACGGGCGGGGGCTGCTGCTGTGCATATCGAAGATCACGAGTTCGGGAAGCACATCACGATGAAGCCACGCATCATCTCCGTGGCCGCCGCCGTCGACAAGATCAAGGCCGCCGTGGACTCCCGGTCCTCGGAGGACTTCCTGATCATCGGCCGTACCGACTCACCCGGAACGGAAGGTCCCGAGGCAGCCGTCGATCGCCTGCTCGCCTATCAGGATGCCGGCGCGGACGGCCTCTTCTATGCCGGCATCCCCGATCTTGCGGCGCAGACGCGGCTCAAGGCCGAAAGCGTCGTTCCGATTTTCGGGGTGGACTTTCCCGGCCAGTCGGCGGCTGATCTCACCCAGCTCGGCATCGACGTGGTCCTGTACTACGGACTGTCCCACCAGGCTGCCAAGGCAGCGATCCTTCGCGCATTCACGATCCTGGCAGCGGAGGGTTCGGCGGTCAGCCTCGAGCAGGAGCTCGGCGGCATCCCCGGGATCATCGGGTTCGACGAGTTCCTCGGCGTGGGAGAGGCCCGCGAGAAGGCCCAGCAGTATGGCCTGCTCGGCGACTGA
- a CDS encoding MFS transporter, whose product MTAVAPPTDAEARANADALRIGARIDRLPHLTKSHRGIAVIIAALFAFDIMDLAAFSLVVPSIREEWGLTLETVGVLTSMVYVGMLIGGIVGGRLADRFGRKPIALIAVATFSLGSLGSAVSPTFEVLAATRIMTGAGIAATSVILFVLVNELFPKAFRGRMMATVLTVGTLGAPIIVAVSIVFVPLGMWQLVLVAGSLGLIVAVFAIKALPESPRWLASRGRVDEAERLVAKFEQQTLEAHPDATLPEPVVEEVKYPIKSSLWSIFTPRFLPRTLIATGLFFLMLSIQAGIGQWLPTILIERGYPPASALGIVFLLTFAGILGGVIGLFVIDRFERKWLLVVCAVILALSFAAMGFVNSVGVIIAAGLVNGLTMAVIASTVSTYATEIFPTEIRAVGTGFSNGFARLGGIINSLVIGVIFAAFQVEGVFTWLIGLVVLFGVVASLGPRVGVAATRRARLAALKRERT is encoded by the coding sequence ATGACCGCTGTTGCACCACCTACCGACGCCGAGGCTCGCGCAAACGCCGATGCTCTCCGCATCGGTGCGCGGATCGATCGCCTGCCGCATCTCACCAAGTCCCACCGCGGTATCGCTGTGATCATCGCGGCGCTGTTCGCCTTCGACATCATGGATCTCGCAGCTTTTTCGCTCGTCGTCCCCAGCATTCGTGAGGAGTGGGGCCTCACCCTCGAGACGGTCGGCGTCCTCACCTCGATGGTCTATGTGGGAATGTTGATCGGCGGCATCGTCGGCGGCCGCCTCGCTGACCGGTTCGGGCGAAAGCCGATCGCCCTGATCGCTGTGGCCACGTTCTCACTCGGGTCGCTCGGCTCGGCGGTCTCTCCCACCTTCGAGGTGCTCGCCGCGACTCGAATCATGACAGGCGCCGGAATCGCGGCCACGAGCGTCATCCTCTTCGTTCTGGTGAACGAGCTCTTCCCGAAGGCTTTCCGCGGACGCATGATGGCGACCGTCCTCACTGTCGGCACCCTCGGGGCCCCGATCATCGTGGCAGTATCCATCGTGTTCGTCCCGCTGGGCATGTGGCAGCTGGTGCTGGTGGCTGGGAGCCTTGGCCTCATTGTCGCCGTCTTTGCGATCAAGGCGCTGCCTGAGTCCCCACGCTGGCTCGCTTCGCGGGGTCGCGTGGACGAAGCCGAGCGGCTCGTGGCGAAGTTCGAACAGCAGACTCTCGAAGCACACCCCGACGCGACGCTGCCAGAGCCTGTCGTCGAGGAGGTCAAGTACCCGATCAAGTCATCCCTCTGGTCGATCTTCACGCCGCGATTCCTGCCTCGAACACTCATCGCGACCGGCCTCTTCTTCCTGATGCTGTCGATCCAGGCCGGCATCGGTCAATGGCTACCGACGATCCTCATCGAGCGCGGCTATCCGCCGGCCAGTGCACTAGGCATCGTCTTCCTCCTCACTTTCGCCGGCATTCTGGGCGGCGTGATCGGTCTCTTCGTCATCGATCGGTTCGAGCGCAAGTGGCTCCTCGTGGTGTGCGCAGTAATCCTCGCGTTGTCCTTCGCGGCCATGGGCTTCGTCAACTCGGTCGGGGTGATCATCGCCGCAGGACTCGTCAACGGCCTCACGATGGCGGTGATCGCCAGCACCGTCTCCACCTATGCGACGGAGATCTTCCCCACCGAGATCCGCGCTGTGGGCACGGGGTTCTCGAATGGGTTCGCCCGACTCGGCGGCATCATCAATTCGCTCGTGATCGGCGTGATCTTCGCTGCTTTCCAGGTCGAAGGCGTGTTCACGTGGCTCATCGGACTCGTCGTCCTGTTCGGTGTTGTCGCAAGTCTCGGGCCCCGCGTCGGCGTCGCCGCGACACGGAGAGCGCGGCTCGCTGCGTTGAAGCGCGAACGGACATAG
- a CDS encoding cyclase family protein: MSDVTQTTTRSLPSADDVMGYQESLSNWGRWGEDDRLGTLNLITPAKRIEAAGLVRDGEVVSLSRDIDPEDADPLHTGLAVVQRFMGIGELEHHVGKGAARFDGITEYIGIAAHGSNTHLDGLAHYSWDGMNYNGNVVADTVTSIGGAKALSVRDAADGIVSRGVLLNIVDLYDGEWLEPGHAITPDELEEAERRQGVQVGSGDVLIVHTGHVARTLAHGVVKHGPLTMQAGLHAACLPWVKEREVATLGSDGIQDVQPSGFSDLSLMRPIHAVGLVALGLWLIDNMELSELARTCAAKGRWDFFFAMLPWRLKGSTSSATNPLAMF; the protein is encoded by the coding sequence ATGTCCGACGTCACGCAAACCACCACGCGATCGCTTCCCAGTGCCGACGATGTGATGGGTTACCAGGAATCCCTCTCGAACTGGGGTCGATGGGGTGAGGATGACCGACTCGGAACTCTGAACCTCATCACTCCGGCGAAGCGGATCGAGGCGGCGGGGCTCGTGCGCGACGGCGAAGTGGTCTCCCTCTCGCGGGACATCGACCCCGAAGACGCCGATCCCCTTCACACCGGCCTCGCGGTCGTCCAGCGCTTCATGGGCATCGGCGAGCTCGAGCACCATGTCGGAAAGGGAGCGGCGCGGTTCGATGGCATCACCGAGTACATCGGCATCGCCGCGCACGGGTCTAACACGCATCTCGACGGGCTCGCGCACTATAGCTGGGACGGGATGAATTACAACGGCAACGTCGTCGCCGACACAGTGACCTCGATCGGCGGAGCGAAAGCGCTCTCCGTGCGTGACGCGGCAGACGGGATCGTGAGCCGAGGGGTGTTGCTCAACATCGTCGATCTGTATGACGGCGAATGGTTGGAGCCGGGCCACGCGATCACGCCGGACGAGCTCGAGGAGGCTGAGCGGCGGCAAGGTGTTCAGGTCGGGTCTGGCGATGTCCTCATCGTCCACACCGGTCACGTCGCCAGAACGCTGGCTCACGGAGTGGTGAAGCATGGGCCGCTCACCATGCAGGCCGGTCTCCATGCGGCGTGCTTGCCGTGGGTGAAGGAGCGAGAGGTCGCGACGCTCGGCAGCGATGGGATCCAGGATGTCCAGCCCTCGGGCTTCTCAGACCTGTCTCTGATGCGACCGATTCATGCGGTCGGGCTTGTCGCCCTGGGGCTTTGGCTCATCGACAACATGGAGCTCAGCGAACTCGCCCGGACCTGTGCCGCGAAGGGACGATGGGACTTCTTCTTCGCGATGCTCCCTTGGCGCCTGAAGGGCTCGACCTCCAGTGCGACGAATCCGCTTGCGATGTTCTGA
- a CDS encoding alpha/beta hydrolase: MALDQATTQLLTQMAQMGGKPLQEMTPFEARAGEPLMASMFGPGPDMLRVENMRLSTSRSGSFRVRTLVPQEEPRGVILYLHGGGWVVGSIDLYDAAARHLAAASGYAVVLADYRKAPEYAYPVPVEDAWRALTWTSENIESIAGRTVPLVVAGDSAGANLAAVITHRARDESGPAIAAQVLVYPVTDADFDTPSYLDPANQLALSRDSMIWFWGHYAPEDMRNDADLSPLRSASFADLPPAIVLQASDDVLRSEGEAYADALEAAGVPVRRRVFEGQMHGFFHMVNVLPASADGIAYIAESLADISADTVVYS, translated from the coding sequence ATGGCACTCGATCAAGCGACAACGCAACTCCTCACTCAGATGGCTCAGATGGGAGGCAAGCCCCTCCAGGAGATGACCCCATTCGAGGCCCGAGCAGGGGAACCCCTCATGGCGTCCATGTTCGGCCCGGGGCCGGACATGCTCAGGGTAGAGAACATGCGACTCAGCACGTCTCGCAGCGGTTCCTTCCGGGTGCGGACGCTCGTGCCGCAAGAGGAGCCTCGCGGGGTGATCCTCTACCTGCACGGTGGGGGTTGGGTGGTCGGCAGCATCGACCTGTACGACGCAGCCGCTCGTCACCTCGCGGCCGCATCGGGCTACGCGGTCGTGCTCGCCGACTACCGTAAGGCACCTGAGTACGCCTACCCGGTCCCGGTTGAAGACGCCTGGCGAGCACTCACCTGGACGTCCGAGAACATCGAGTCCATCGCGGGAAGGACTGTTCCGCTGGTCGTCGCCGGCGACAGCGCCGGGGCCAATCTGGCCGCCGTCATCACCCACCGCGCGCGCGACGAGTCCGGCCCCGCCATCGCTGCGCAGGTCTTGGTGTACCCCGTGACGGATGCCGACTTCGATACGCCGTCCTACCTGGATCCGGCCAATCAGCTCGCGCTCTCGCGCGACAGCATGATCTGGTTCTGGGGCCACTACGCCCCCGAGGACATGCGCAACGACGCAGACCTCAGCCCGCTCCGTTCCGCGAGCTTCGCGGATCTCCCACCGGCCATCGTGCTGCAGGCCTCAGATGACGTGCTGCGCAGCGAAGGTGAGGCCTACGCAGATGCACTTGAGGCGGCCGGCGTTCCCGTGCGCCGACGCGTGTTCGAGGGCCAGATGCACGGCTTCTTCCACATGGTCAACGTGCTGCCCGCCAGCGCCGATGGCATCGCCTACATCGCCGAATCCCTTGCCGATATCTCCGCCGACACCGTCGTCTACAGCTGA